The genome window TTATCTTCTTCTCCATAATATTTATGCCATATTTTAATTCCCATTCAATTTTTTATTCACAAATTTCACTGCAGTTCTTCAAATCCCTTTGAATCATTTCTCACATAGATCCCAAGTTTTTTTTGGTTCTTTAGCTTCTCCCATTTCAAGGTTCCTTTTCAAGTTCAGCAAGTtcattttcttttttagtttgtTCAAGATTCAaattatatgttatatttttGAGAATTTGTTGCTAATGGGTGAGTATTTGTGTTGTTTTTAGGCATTTTGAAGAAAGATGTTGGGAGAATTCATCACCAGCAGTTTAGTGTATGTTGATCTGTttttgtcttcttcttctttttcttactaTTGCTTTGATTCCTTCTGTTGGATTTTTTGGCTTTATgctttttgttgttattgttttgtaTGTGGGGTTTCGTGCATTTTTTGACTGACTTGTGGATGAATGAATTTAACTTTGCCTTTTGAAATTTTGCAGATTGGTTCTTGGATATGCATACCCTGCTTTTGAATGTTTTAAGACTATTGAGAAGAACAGAGTTGATATTGAAGAACTCAGATTCTGGTGCCAATACTGGTAATAACCTTATTCCTTTTACTCCTTTTATTTGTTTGGGTGTCtttggggggtggggtggggggtggggggtggggggtgcGAAGTGGGGTTATGGGTGTTTGAACCATTTAGAAAGCAAAGTTGGCAAAAAGGGTTTTGTAGAAATAATTGGGTTTGAGTAGTCTTTTGACATGTTCAAGCTTTAGACTAATAAAAAATGTCAATTATTGAAACTTCTAATCAATTGATAAACTTTAGGTCAACCAATCATAACCAATAGTTTGTTCTTAAGAGCCGAAAAGCAAAACATTGATAAAAGAATATTTAACTAGTCCATAATTGAGATAAGAGTAGTTAGCAATTTACAACTTCCCTTATGAAAATGACAAGTAGACTCCACGGCAAGAGTGCTTATTTCCCCCCAAAAAAAGCACTATGATATTCTAGTTCTAGTCTAGTAACTAAATGGTACATACAATTTGTCTGTTGGAAGTTGATTCGTTTCTTGACCTGATGCATTTCTACTGGTAGGATCCATTCTTTGAAAAATAGGAAAAGATACATTAGAGAGGTGGAGTTTGTTGGGGTTAGGTGGAAAATTTTGCTACATGCTTTCCTGTAATTTTTATCCCTGATAGGTCACTATCCATCAATTTGAATAAGGTTATAGGTGAACTGTTCTTCATCTACTTGTTCATTTGACTTGATGATCTCCAATTAAATCTTGATTAGTTGCAAACTGTATCTTCTATCAGGATCATTGTTGCAGTGTTGAGAATTATTGAGAGCTTTGGCGATGTATTCATGGCATGGTATGAACTCAATAACTTTTAGAACTTCCACATGATCAAAGTCACACTTTTTATGTGGAAGGAAGACTTCGGCCGGTACCAATAAACTACTATAAGTCTTTGTTGTATACAATCATTTATTTATGTTGTTATTTCAGGCTACCAATGTACAGTGAGGCAAAGTTGGCACTAATCATCTACTTATGGTATCCAAAAACAAAGGGTACAGGATACATATATGATGCCTTGTTGAAGCCATTTGTGTCAAAGCATGAACCAGACATTGACAGGGGTTTTCTAGAGTTCAGAGCCAGGGCATTTGACTTGGCTATTTACTACTGGCACAATTGCACTGAATTGGGGCAAGCAAAATTCTTTCAGTTGCTTGATTTTATAGCTGCTCCCTCTAGAACAACTTCACATTTCAGCTCTGAGGTACTTCTCTCATACTGTCTACTTCCATCTAACCATTTAAATGCTTGATGATCATATTTTCTTTATCTGGTGAATTTTTCGACTGTagattagtttttttttaaagcCCTTCAAGTGGACCATTTTAATTAACTCAAAATCTAGATTATGAGATACTATAAAGGACTAAGAAAGTAAAAAGATAAGAGGCAATGACATCCGTAAAATAAGTATCCGCACTCAGTATTTTAACCAAACCAATGATGCAAGTTTATACACACATTTATATGTATTCCCACTTTAGTTTATAATTTTTAAGGTTTAATCTTGCTTTATTTGGTGCAAACACTATGTGGAATAAGGCTTTTCTTTAATATTCCGTCCCAAGGGCGAGAATGGCACCAAtagaaaaaaggaaaacaaactgAGATAAGAGTAAAGAAAGGCAGTGAACAAATCCCGTACTGGACTCCAAGAAGTCCATTAGCTAGGTCTTATTGTGGATCAGAATATACCCTGGCCAGCCGATGAGATCATATTGGGCCGATCCAACTTCCTTTTGAATCTTGGGCCACGATGTTTCAAAGTGAACCAACTTAGCTCCATACTTTTTGACTTCCCTCGTATGTCGCGTTTGCTTTTTTGAGACAATATTTTTTGTTCATCTCATCTCCATGAAGCAAGAATTATTGCCCATTTTGACACTAACAAATTTGATCTTCCTATTAATCATTTTGGATTCTCATAATCATCTTCATTGGTATAATCAATTTTGGTATTATTACCATGTCACGAAATGAGTTCGTTTAAACCCATTCTTGAAATCTACATCCGTAGGAACTAGCGTTTGCGCTCGTAGGACAATTCAggatttgaaaattatgaattctTACAGGAACTCGAATTATATATAATAGGGTTCATAgtcaaatatttatagatatttgaTGAATTTCTTACCAAGGATATGACCCTCAATAGAGTAAgatggaggtcgagaattagggcgGAAGGTTGACAGTAATCGTTTGTCCCTTAGCCTTAAGCAGTACTAGtactattttttgtgtttttttcttaTTCCTGGTTCTTTATATTACATGTTGTGCCATTTGTTCCTATTATGTTATTGTTGCTACTTTTTGTCACTTTATTTTTACTGTTCCTTGAGTCGATAGTCTatcagaaacagtctctctacctccacaaggtaagggtaaggtctgtgtcacactacccttcccagaccccacatgTAAAATTACACTGGGcttgttgtcgttgttgttgttattgttatagtATTCAGTGAATTTctcaatataaatataaaatttgagCAAAACTATTGGATTCATAGAAACCCTTAAGGTTAGATCAGTCCCTACTTGCACTGCACTTGAACCATAGGAAGTATGAAATTATGTGAAAGTCGTAGGAATGAGGCAGGTAAAAAGTGTAATGAAAATGATAAGAGCAGAAAAGGAAGAAAAgcaataagtaaataaataaaaaacagcACATGTGGAGGCCGGGAGAAATAAGAAGTAGCTAGAAGGGGCAGGAACAGGAGAGGCTTGATCAAACGATTGAATGATAATTTCACCGGCGCGGTAAAGCGCTGAACAAATTTTCTTTATTATTATCATATTTATTCCCGTTACAGCGGGGAATTCGGACAGTAAGAAGGGAAGGGAATAATAGGAATGACATAGCTATATTTTGTGAGAGACGTCTATTAATACCACTAGACTAGAATCCTTTGTGATACTGAACAAGTTTGTTCTTGATGAAGTGATAATTCATGATCTTCACAAGTTTTAATATGGTTAGTGACTAATGACTAGGTTCGAATAAGTCTTAATATTTTAAATTAGATGTTGATAAAAATGAGTTTTTAAGCGAATTATAAATTCATAGTATCAAACTGAACAGTAAAAGATTTTTCTAGAAAAATAAGTCTTTGACTTTCAAGCGCCAAAAGTCATATCTAATCAAAATTATAAAGTGAAAACATTTGTTCAACCGCGTAAAAATTACGGATTGACACATTgatttaaaatgtgaaataaaacGAAACATTATGTATGTGACAACAAAACTCTAGGTTGATTGTAAAATAAAAGGACTTCAAAACTTAATCGCTTATTTCCGAACGAATCTTCAGATTAAATTACTACGAACCATCGTTTGGAATAAAAATCCATTTTGCAGACTAATTAATATTGAGAGATAATCTTACACGTTTCATATATCGTGACATATTCTCTATTCACCAATTAACCAAAATGCCCCAAACGAATATTACACTCTTTCAATAGAAAACCTTTTTAATTCTAGGAATTCTGGTTTATTCGCTCACCACTTTTTCGCATCCATCAACACCAAGACAAACAATCATACAAATCAATGCATAGCAACAAATTAATCACCGAATCATTACTCACCATTTCTTTAATTACCACTTTATTTCCCACTATCACTATCATCAATTTCCTCGTTACTTCTTTTTGATATTTTAGACTTGTATATATAAATTCATAATTTTAATTTTGTTGATCAATTCTCGCAGCAAAGAAATGGGACTGACCATTCTCGCGGAGCGCCACCTCCTTCGGCCCCACCAGCACCACCGTCATCATTCTCCTTCAGCTTATTCAGGAGGAACAAGCCGTCAGACAGAAGGCAGCCACCACCATCGCCACGGAAGCAGCCACCTCAATCGCCGCCGTCTTACTACGCTCACCGGTCAacttttcatccttctaaaccgGAAACGGTCCAAGTGCACCCGGAGGATCTTTCATTCCTAGACACAGACTATTTTGAACCCGGTTCGGACCATGCTGCCCGGCCCAAATATAGCCGCAGATAGTTTACTAGAAATAGTAGTAAGTAAGAAAATTGTACATTGTAAataaaccaaaa of Nicotiana tomentosiformis chromosome 7, ASM39032v3, whole genome shotgun sequence contains these proteins:
- the LOC104109733 gene encoding putative HVA22-like protein g encodes the protein MLGEFITSSLVLVLGYAYPAFECFKTIEKNRVDIEELRFWCQYWIIVAVLRIIESFGDVFMAWLPMYSEAKLALIIYLWYPKTKGTGYIYDALLKPFVSKHEPDIDRGFLEFRARAFDLAIYYWHNCTELGQAKFFQLLDFIAAPSRTTSHFSSEQRNGTDHSRGAPPPSAPPAPPSSFSFSLFRRNKPSDRRQPPPSPRKQPPQSPPSYYAHRSTFHPSKPETVQVHPEDLSFLDTDYFEPGSDHAARPKYSRR